In one window of Prionailurus bengalensis isolate Pbe53 chromosome B3, Fcat_Pben_1.1_paternal_pri, whole genome shotgun sequence DNA:
- the SCAMP5 gene encoding secretory carrier-associated membrane protein 5, giving the protein MAEKVNNFPPLPKFIPLKPCFYQDFEADIPPQHLSMTKRLYYLWMLNSVTLAVNLVGCLAWLIGGGGATNFGLAFLWLILFTPCSYVCWFRPIYKAFKTDSSFSFMAFFFTFMAQLVISIIQAVGIPGWGVCGWIATISFFGTNVGSAVVMLIPTIMFTVVAVFSFIALSMVHKFYRGSGGSFSKAQEEWTTGAWKNPHVQQAAQNAAMGAAQGAMNQPQTQYSATPNYTYSNEM; this is encoded by the exons ATGGCAG AGAAAGTGAACAACTTCCCACCATTGCCCAAATTCATCCCCTTGAAGCCATGTTTCTACCAAGACTTTGAGGCAGACATTCCTCCCCAGCATCTCAGCATGACCAAGCGCCTCTACTACCTCTGGATGT TGAACAGCGTCACGCTGGCCGTGAACCTGGTGGGCTGTCTCGCGTGGCTGATCGGAGGCGGGGGAGCCACCAACTTTGGCCTGGCCTTTCTCTGGCTCATCCTCTTCACACCCTGCTCCTACGTCTGCTGGTTTCGGCCCATTTACAAGGCCTTCAA GACTGACAGCTCCTTCAGCTTCATGGCATTCTTCTTTACCTTCATGGCCCAACTGGTCATCAGCATCATCCAGGCTGTGGGCATCCCAGGCTGGGGAGTCTG CGGCTGGATCGCCACCATCTCCTTCTTCGGAACAAACGTTGGCTCAGCAGTGGTGATGCTCATTCCCACCATCATGTTCACGGTTGTGGCTGTGTTTTCCTTCATCGCTCTCAGCATG GTTCATAAATTCTACCGGGGCAGTGGGGGGAGTTTCAGCAAAGCTCAGGAGGAGTGGACCACGGGGGCATGGAAGAACCCACACGTGCAGCAGGCGGCCCAGAATGCAGCCATGGGGGCGGCCCAGGGTGCCATGAATCAGCCGCAGACTCAGTATTCCGCCACCCCCAACTACACATACTCCAATGAGATGTGA